A region of the Granulicella aggregans genome:
GCTCGATCGTTGGCTTCCGCGACACCCAGCAGACGGTCTGCACCGGCGTCGAGATGTTCAAGAAGCAGCTCGATGAAGGTCTTGCGGGCGACAACGCTGGCCTCTTGCTCCGCGGTATCGCGAAGGAAGATGTGGAGCGCGGCATGGTTCTGGCGAAGCCGGGATCGATCACGCCGCACACCGAGTTCAAGGGCGAGATCTACGTTCTGAGCAAGGAAGAAGGCGGACGCCACACACCGTTCTTCAACGGCTACCGTCCCCAGTTCTACTTCCGCACCACGGACGTGACCGGATCGGCGAAGCTGCCGGAAGGCACCGAGATGGTGATGCCGGGCGATAACATCCAGCTCGAGATCACGCTGCACACGCCGGTCGCGATGGAGAAGGGTCTCCGCTTCGCGATTCGTGAGGGCGGACGCACGGTTGGCGCGGGTACGATCTCCGAGATCATCAAGTAGTTCAAGACTAACGAGGGTTGCCGGTACAAGTAGAGGTTCTTGGTCGGCAATCACTCCAAACGATCTTTGTGGTTAGAAAAGAGAAATAACATGGCTGGACAGAGAATCAGGATTCGTTTGAAAGCTTATGACTACCGCGTGCTGGACACGTCGACCGGCGAGATCGTCGAGACGGCGAAGCGCACCGGAGCCCAGGTTGCGGGACCGATTCCGCTCCCGACGATGAAGAACAAGTACTGCGTTCTGCGCTCGCCCCACGTCGACAAGAAGTCGCGTGAGGCCTTCGAGATCCGCACGCACAAGCGTCTGATCGACATCCTCGAGCCGACGCAGCAGACCGTGGACGCGCTGATGAAGCTCGACCTGCCGGCTGGCGTGGACGTTGAGATCAAGACGGTTCAGAAGTAAGTAAGAGCGTTGTAAGTTGTGCGTTCTACGTTGTAAGTGAAGGCGTAACACCGGCAGTGCTGGGCTAAAGGCCAAGCATGATGAGGAAAGGAAATTCAAATGTCCGTAGTAGGAATTCTCGGTAAGAAAATCGGCATGACCCAGATCTTCGATGAGCGCGGTGATGTTCACCCGGTCACGGTTCTGAAGGCTGGCCCATGCGTTATCACGCAGATCAAGACGATGGCGAAGGACGGCTACGAAGCCGCGCAGATCGGCTATGTCGACTTCATCAAGGCATCGAAGGTCAACAAGGCGATGACTGGGCACTTTGCGAAGTCGAACGTTCCTCCGGTCAAGATGATCAAGGAGGTCGCACTGGAGTCGACCGAGGCAAAGGCCGGCGATCGCATCCTGGTGGACATCTTCAACGATGAGCGCTTTGTTGACGTGATTGGAACCTCGAAGGGCCGCGGATTTGCTGGTGTCATTCGCCGCCACGGCTTCGGCGGCGGTCCCAAGTCGCACGGTCACATGTTCCAGGTGCAGGGTTCGATCGGAGCTTCGTCGTTCCCGTCGCGTGTATTCCCTGGGCAGCGTATGCCGGGCCACATGGGCCACGCGCAGATCACGGTCCGCAACCTTCGCATTCGTGGCATCGATATGGACGACAACCTGCTTCTGGTCGAAGGCGCTGTACCCGGACCGCGTGATGGTTTCGTGCTGATCTCAAAGGCTAAGGCTCCGCCGCGCGAGCGTCGTGGGTTTGCCGGTGCGGCTACGAAGGACGCATTGAAGGCTTCGAAGAAGGCTGCTCCTTCCAAGAAAAAGTAATTCGGCATAACTGAATTAGCTAGCTAGTTCAGAAACAAAGTTAGGGCCCGCCGCATCGATGGCGGGCAAGAAGAGAGAAGAACGATGGCAAACATCAACGTAGTAAGCCTGGCGGGAAAAAAGGTCGGGGAGTTCGAACTCGCCGACCTGTTCAGCCAGGATGTAAACGACGCTCTGCTGTGGGAGTCGGTGAAGCACTACCGCGCCGCGCTGCGCCAGGGAACTGCAGCCACCAAGACGCGTAAGAACGTCTCCGGTTCGGGCAAAAAGCTTTGGAAGCAGAAGGGCACGGGCCGCGCACGTATCGGATCGATCCGTTCGCCGCTCTGGCGCTCGGGTGGTACGGTCCACGGACCTCAGCCGCGCAGCTACGAGTACGCTTTCCCGCAGAAGAAGCTCATGGGCGCTCTTCGTTCGGCTATCTCTTCGAAGATCACCGAGGGCAAGATCACCATCGTTGAGAACTTTGATGTAGCTGAGGCGAAGACCAAGCTCTACCGCAAAGCGCTCGACACGCTCGAAGCCGGCAAGACGACGCTGTTGGTTGAGTCCAGCCGCAAGCTTGACGAGAAGCTGTACCTGGGATCGCGCAACCTGCAGGGTGTTGAGCTTGTGCTCAGCTCCGAGGTTCACCCTTACGACCTTCTCCGCTACGAGCACGCTGTGTTCTCGAAGGATGCCTTCGAAGCGCTGCAGGACACGTTGAAGAAGTTTGTATCGAAGCGCAAGCACGCTGAGAAGAATGCTGCAGAAAGCGAGGTTGCGTAATGCCTACCCTCTATGAAGTGATTCGCCGGCCTCTGATTACCGAGAAGGGCATGACCGTTAAGGAGACGCAGAACACGCTGGTGTTCGAAGTCGCCCTGAAGGCAACAAAGACTGAAGTGAAGCAGGCCGTTGAGACGTTGTTCAAGGTAAAGGTCGAGACGATCCGCACCGCGACCGTTGAAGGCAAGGAGCGCCGCCGTGGTAAGTACTCCGGCTACCGCCCTGACTGGAAGAAGGCTTATGTTCGCCTGAAAGAAGGCGAAAAGATGCCGGAGTATCTCGACAGCTTGTAAGTCGAATTTTTGAACGAATTTCGAAATTTGCGTCGCTATAGAAATAAATAGCCGCGCGGCAGAAGGAACAAGATAATGCCGATTAAGTCATTTAGACCGATTACACCGACACTCCGCTTCCAGACGAAGCTCGTCAACGACGACCTGACGACGGACAAGCCCTACAAGCCTTTGCTGGCGGTGAAGCCCCGTACGGGTGGCCGCAGCAGCACGGGTAAGCTGGCTATCCGCCACCAGGGCGGCGGTCACAAGCAGAAGCTTCGCTTGATCGACTTCAAGCGCGACAAGTACGGGATCCCTGGCAAGGTTGAGACGGTTGAGTACGATCCGAACCGCAGCTCGCGTATCTGTCTGATCGCTTACGCGGACGGCGAGAAGCGTTACATCATTCAGCCGATCGGTCTGACGGTTGGTCAGCAGATCATGAGCGGACCGGATGCAGACATCCTGGTCGGCAATGCGCTGCCGCTGAAGAACATCCCCACCGGCACGATCGTGCACAACATCGAGCTTCGTCCCGGCAAGGGTGCGCAGATGGCGCGTTCGGCTGGAGCGCAGGTGAACCTGATCGCGAAGGAAGGCGACTACGCGCTTCTGAAGCTGCCTTCGGGCGAGACCCGCAAGGTGCTGGTTGAGTGCATGGCGACGATTGGCCAGGTAGGCAACACGGACCACGAGAATGTCACGATCGGTAAGGCGGGACGCAACCGCTGGAAGGGCATTCGCCCTGCCAACCGCGGTGTCTCGATGAACCCGGTCGACCACCCACACGGTGGTGGTGAAGGTAAGACTTCAGGCGGACGTCACCCGGTCACTCCGTGGGGTCAGCCGACGCGTGGTTACAAGACGCGTAACAACAAGCGGACGGATGTATTTATCGTCAAGCGTCGCAGCAAGTAATTCGGTTTTCGTAGTTAGTTTTCAGTTCTTAGTTCTGAGAGAAACACCAAGTCTCGCACCTAAGAGATTCGTCGTATCGAGCATTGCAACAGATTTACGGAGCTAAGCAAATGTCACGTTCACTGAAGAAGGGTCCTTTCATCGACGCGCACCTCATGAAGAAGATTGAGGGCATGAACCAGATCAACGAGAAGAAGGTGCTGCGCACCTGGTCTCGCCGGTCGACCATCCACCCCGACTTTGTCGGTCACACCATTGCGGTCCATAACGGCCGCAAGTTCATCCCGGTCTACGTGACGGAGAACATGGTTGGCCACAAGCTGGGCGAGTTCTCGGCGACCAGGACCTTCAAGGGGCACTCGGCCAAGTCGGGCGAATCGGCAAAGCCTCGTTAGTCTCCCGTTCGTCTGTAGGGCGGCAATCTGCCGCGATGAAGTGCAGTGACGGAACAAGTTTGAGTTACGAAGGACGATGTTATGGCTAAGGCAGCAGCAGTAAAAGTGAGAGAGTTTCGCGCGGAAGCTAAGTTCCAGCGCACCAGCCCGCAAAAGGCGAAGCTGGTTCTCGACCTCATCAAGGGACTCCGTGTGGAGCAGGCGCTCAACACGGTCCACTTCAGCACGAAGCGTATCGCTCCGGTGGTGGAGAAGGTCCTCCGTTCGGCGATCCAGAACGCCAGCTACGTCTCGGACGAGCAGGGCCTGGATGTCGATGTCGACAACCTTTACGTTCACACCGCGGTGGCAAATGAAGGCCCGCGCATGAAGCGTATCCGCCCTGCCCCGATGGGCCGTGCGTTCCGCTACCAGCGCAGGCTGGCACACATCATCGTGACGGTCGCCGAGAAGAAGGCGCCGGAAGCAGCAGTGGCGAGCGAGCCCGAGGCGCCGGTCAAGAAGGCAGCAGGCAAGAAGACTGCAGCCAAGAAGACCGCCGCGAAGAAGGCTCCTGCTAAGAAAGCCGCCAAGAAGACGGCCGCGAAGTAAAGAAGCAGATTCCCTTCGGGAATGACAAATAGGTGTGGTTCCTTCGGGAATGACAAAGAAGATTTGAAGTAAAATTAAGGTTTTGCGAATGCCCTGCCGGCTCAACCGGCAACAGGGCCGGAGTAAAGGAAGCTATGGGACAGAAAGTCCATCCGTATGGGTTTCGCCTCGGGATCAACAAGCCGTGGAAGTCGCGCTGGTTTGTAGAACGCGGCTACGACAAGCTGCTGGTCGAGGACGTAAAGCTGAAGGCCGAGCTGCGCGAGAAGCTGAAGGCCGCTGGCGTGAGCTCGGTTGAAGTCGAGCGCCCAGGCAACAAGCTGCGTCTGATCATCCGCACCGCGCGTCCGGGTATCATCATCGGCCGTAAGGGTGCCGAGATCGACAAGCTCAAGGCCGACATCCAGAAGCGCACCAGCCGCGAGGTGTTTATCGACATCCTCGAGGTGAACAAGCCGGAGCTCGATGCTCAGCTTGTGTCCGAGGCGATTGCGTTGCAGCTCGAGAAGCGCGTCAGCTTCCGTCGCGCGATGCGCAAGTCGGTTGATTCGGCCCTGCGCTTTGGCTGCAAGGGGATCAAGGTCCGCGTATCGGGCCGTCTGAACGGCAACGAGATTGCGCGTTCGGAGTGGTATCTCCAGGGCCGCCTGCCGCTGCACACGCTGCGCGCGGACATCGACTACGGCTTCTCCGAGGCACACACGACCTATGGAATCATCGGCGTGAAGACTTGGGTCTATCGTGGCGACATCTACGAGCAGAAGAAGCGTCGCGACCAGGTTACGACGACGGGCGCTTTCGCCAGCTAATTGCAGCGAAGGGCAGCTTGAAGCAGCTAAGCGCAGCGGAACACCGCTGATGGCAGCAGGATTTGATGGACTGGTTCCTGGCGGAAAGCCGGGGCCAGAAGCTAAGAGCTAAGAGGGTTTCATTATGTTGATGCCAAAGAAGGTCAAGTACCGCAAACAGCAGCGCGGCCGCATGTGCGGTAAGGCATGGCGCGGAAGCGATCTGTCATTCGGCGAGTTTGGCCTGAAGGTGACCGAGTGCGGTTACATCACGGATCGCCAGATCGAAGCTAGCCGTATCGCGATGACGCGTTTCATCAAGCGTGGCGGTAAGGTGTGGCTGCGTATCTTCCCGGACAAGCCGATCACGAAGAAGCCTGCCGAGACCCGTATGGGTAAGGGTAAGGGAGCTCCAGATCATTGGGTCGCGGTTGTGCGCCCGGGCAAGATCCTGTTCGAGATGGAAGGCGTAACGCCTGAGCTCGCGAAGGAAGCGATGCGCCTGGCTGCCCACAAGCTGCCTCTGAAGACGAGCTTCGTGATGCGTCACGACGTGAAGGCTACGGTAGCTGCGAAGTAGGGACAAGGGATTAGGGAGAAGGGAATAGACGGCCAGAACGGCGCTAGGTCTTAATCCGGTAAGAACGTTCGTAATTCGGAATTGAAGAGAGAAGAACAATGGAACTCAAAAAGATTCGTGGCCTGAGCGACGAAGAGCTGAAGACGGAGCAGGCGAAGGCCGGCGAAC
Encoded here:
- a CDS encoding EF-Tu C-terminal domain-related protein, with the protein product SIVGFRDTQQTVCTGVEMFKKQLDEGLAGDNAGLLLRGIAKEDVERGMVLAKPGSITPHTEFKGEIYVLSKEEGGRHTPFFNGYRPQFYFRTTDVTGSAKLPEGTEMVMPGDNIQLEITLHTPVAMEKGLRFAIREGGRTVGAGTISEIIK
- the rpsJ gene encoding 30S ribosomal protein S10 — its product is MAGQRIRIRLKAYDYRVLDTSTGEIVETAKRTGAQVAGPIPLPTMKNKYCVLRSPHVDKKSREAFEIRTHKRLIDILEPTQQTVDALMKLDLPAGVDVEIKTVQK
- the rplC gene encoding 50S ribosomal protein L3, with the translated sequence MSVVGILGKKIGMTQIFDERGDVHPVTVLKAGPCVITQIKTMAKDGYEAAQIGYVDFIKASKVNKAMTGHFAKSNVPPVKMIKEVALESTEAKAGDRILVDIFNDERFVDVIGTSKGRGFAGVIRRHGFGGGPKSHGHMFQVQGSIGASSFPSRVFPGQRMPGHMGHAQITVRNLRIRGIDMDDNLLLVEGAVPGPRDGFVLISKAKAPPRERRGFAGAATKDALKASKKAAPSKKK
- the rplD gene encoding 50S ribosomal protein L4; this translates as MANINVVSLAGKKVGEFELADLFSQDVNDALLWESVKHYRAALRQGTAATKTRKNVSGSGKKLWKQKGTGRARIGSIRSPLWRSGGTVHGPQPRSYEYAFPQKKLMGALRSAISSKITEGKITIVENFDVAEAKTKLYRKALDTLEAGKTTLLVESSRKLDEKLYLGSRNLQGVELVLSSEVHPYDLLRYEHAVFSKDAFEALQDTLKKFVSKRKHAEKNAAESEVA
- a CDS encoding 50S ribosomal protein L23, whose protein sequence is MPTLYEVIRRPLITEKGMTVKETQNTLVFEVALKATKTEVKQAVETLFKVKVETIRTATVEGKERRRGKYSGYRPDWKKAYVRLKEGEKMPEYLDSL
- the rplB gene encoding 50S ribosomal protein L2 translates to MPIKSFRPITPTLRFQTKLVNDDLTTDKPYKPLLAVKPRTGGRSSTGKLAIRHQGGGHKQKLRLIDFKRDKYGIPGKVETVEYDPNRSSRICLIAYADGEKRYIIQPIGLTVGQQIMSGPDADILVGNALPLKNIPTGTIVHNIELRPGKGAQMARSAGAQVNLIAKEGDYALLKLPSGETRKVLVECMATIGQVGNTDHENVTIGKAGRNRWKGIRPANRGVSMNPVDHPHGGGEGKTSGGRHPVTPWGQPTRGYKTRNNKRTDVFIVKRRSK
- the rpsS gene encoding 30S ribosomal protein S19, encoding MSRSLKKGPFIDAHLMKKIEGMNQINEKKVLRTWSRRSTIHPDFVGHTIAVHNGRKFIPVYVTENMVGHKLGEFSATRTFKGHSAKSGESAKPR
- the rplV gene encoding 50S ribosomal protein L22, which produces MAKAAAVKVREFRAEAKFQRTSPQKAKLVLDLIKGLRVEQALNTVHFSTKRIAPVVEKVLRSAIQNASYVSDEQGLDVDVDNLYVHTAVANEGPRMKRIRPAPMGRAFRYQRRLAHIIVTVAEKKAPEAAVASEPEAPVKKAAGKKTAAKKTAAKKAPAKKAAKKTAAK
- the rpsC gene encoding 30S ribosomal protein S3, which codes for MGQKVHPYGFRLGINKPWKSRWFVERGYDKLLVEDVKLKAELREKLKAAGVSSVEVERPGNKLRLIIRTARPGIIIGRKGAEIDKLKADIQKRTSREVFIDILEVNKPELDAQLVSEAIALQLEKRVSFRRAMRKSVDSALRFGCKGIKVRVSGRLNGNEIARSEWYLQGRLPLHTLRADIDYGFSEAHTTYGIIGVKTWVYRGDIYEQKKRRDQVTTTGAFAS
- the rplP gene encoding 50S ribosomal protein L16; the encoded protein is MLMPKKVKYRKQQRGRMCGKAWRGSDLSFGEFGLKVTECGYITDRQIEASRIAMTRFIKRGGKVWLRIFPDKPITKKPAETRMGKGKGAPDHWVAVVRPGKILFEMEGVTPELAKEAMRLAAHKLPLKTSFVMRHDVKATVAAK